A window of Pseudomonadota bacterium contains these coding sequences:
- the csrA gene encoding carbon storage regulator CsrA, producing MLILTRRVGETLMIGDEITVTVLGVKGNQVRIGINAPKDVAVHREEIYERIRQEDDAENPAKS from the coding sequence ATGCTGATTCTGACCCGCCGGGTCGGCGAAACGCTCATGATCGGTGACGAAATCACGGTCACCGTGCTGGGCGTCAAGGGGAACCAGGTGCGCATCGGCATCAACGCGCCGAAAGACGTGGCCGTGCACCGGGAAGAAATCTACGAGCGAATTCGCCAGGAAGACGACGCCGAAAACCCGGCGAAAAGCTAA
- a CDS encoding cyclic nucleotide-binding domain-containing protein yields MEQYLDVLRTINPLSTFGAEQFTAFLDAASTRELTQGECVYLEGDEDELIIFLADGAIARKSASGQVRSLAVGDDAARYAMGNLQPRPHTAQVTSDSAVVVEAPRGLVEDLATRSQLVTGEMPSLSVTDVADAEGLDGSWMFQIVQSEIFRELPTENIELFFAAVERMECEAGQEIVRQGDDGDYYYMIVEGQAEVRRMAGQVPIPIATLEAGQSFGEEALISGLPRNATVVMTQPGVLMRLAKERFKALLIRPVVQSLSAREAARQVKQDGAVLIDVRMENEHGSRSIRGSRNIPLYRLRDAIAELDAAGSHIAYCDCGARSSAAAFLLSQHGINASFIEGGMSAMLAGQ; encoded by the coding sequence ATGGAACAGTACCTGGACGTTCTTCGAACCATCAATCCGCTCAGCACCTTTGGGGCCGAGCAGTTCACGGCTTTTCTCGACGCCGCGAGCACGCGAGAGCTCACGCAGGGTGAATGCGTCTACCTGGAGGGTGACGAAGACGAGCTCATCATCTTCCTGGCGGACGGCGCCATTGCGCGCAAGTCGGCCAGCGGACAGGTCCGCTCGCTCGCGGTCGGGGACGACGCGGCGCGCTACGCCATGGGCAACCTGCAGCCCCGGCCACACACCGCGCAGGTCACGAGCGATTCCGCCGTGGTGGTCGAGGCACCTCGAGGGCTGGTGGAAGACCTGGCGACTCGCAGCCAGCTGGTCACCGGGGAGATGCCTTCCCTGAGCGTGACAGACGTTGCAGATGCCGAGGGGCTCGACGGTTCATGGATGTTTCAAATCGTGCAGAGCGAGATCTTCCGTGAGCTGCCGACGGAGAATATCGAGCTGTTCTTTGCGGCGGTCGAACGCATGGAGTGCGAGGCCGGCCAGGAAATTGTTCGCCAGGGTGACGACGGCGACTACTACTACATGATCGTGGAGGGCCAGGCCGAGGTGCGGCGCATGGCAGGTCAAGTACCAATTCCGATCGCGACGCTCGAGGCGGGACAGAGTTTTGGAGAAGAGGCGCTGATCTCCGGCCTGCCCCGGAACGCCACTGTCGTTATGACGCAGCCCGGCGTTCTGATGCGCCTGGCCAAGGAGCGATTTAAGGCGCTGCTGATTCGCCCGGTCGTTCAGTCGCTCTCCGCGCGCGAGGCTGCCCGTCAGGTGAAGCAGGATGGCGCCGTCCTCATTGATGTGCGCATGGAGAACGAGCACGGCAGCCGGTCGATTCGCGGGAGTCGCAATATCCCGCTCTACCGGCTCCGCGACGCGATTGCTGAACTCGATGCAGCGGGAAGCCATATCGCCTACTGCGACTGCGGCGCACGCAGCTCCGCGGCCGCCTTCCTCCTGTCTCAGCACGGGATCAACGCCAGCTTCATCGAAGGCGGCATGTCGGCCATGCTGGCAGGGCAATAG
- the tig gene encoding trigger factor: MQVSVENTGALSRKLTVALPAQEIEGKVSGKMQDLKRQVRLKGFRPGKVPMTVIEKRFGPQVRAEVVDELVNQSFQQALSQENLRVASAPQIDAQPPERDVDFTYTAEFDVFPELEELALGELEIEKPTAEVTDEDVDNMIETLRRQRQSWDEVERPATEGDLVFFHFRFEGDGVTFPEDGEERAGAILGNGAFDASIEAELSGMATEGEKTSELTLDENFQVETLAGKTGSLSLRVEKVQAPTLPEVDDEFIQGFGVSEGGMDQFRSDVRDNLERELKQTISRVMRAGVMNRLVEKYPEMAVPASMIEQEQQAMAQTAQRQLQQAGQADAELPDPAGFEEAAERRVRAAMLVSEVARHNSLNVDGTRVQETIQEIASTYEDPAAVVNLYYSDENLLNNVQNLVLEEQAVDCVLEQANVTESPVSFDELMNRASKGEAA, encoded by the coding sequence ATGCAGGTTTCGGTAGAAAATACGGGGGCGCTCAGCCGCAAGCTGACGGTTGCGCTGCCGGCACAAGAAATTGAGGGGAAGGTCAGCGGCAAAATGCAGGACCTGAAGCGTCAGGTCAGGCTCAAGGGCTTTCGGCCCGGGAAGGTGCCGATGACGGTCATCGAAAAGCGCTTTGGTCCTCAGGTTCGCGCTGAGGTGGTTGATGAGCTGGTCAACCAGTCCTTCCAGCAGGCGCTCAGCCAGGAAAACCTCCGCGTGGCCTCAGCCCCGCAGATCGACGCGCAGCCGCCTGAGCGCGATGTCGACTTCACCTACACCGCCGAATTCGACGTTTTCCCCGAGCTCGAGGAGCTCGCGCTTGGTGAGCTGGAAATCGAGAAGCCCACGGCCGAGGTGACCGACGAAGACGTCGACAACATGATCGAAACCCTGCGTCGTCAGCGCCAGAGCTGGGACGAGGTGGAGCGCCCCGCCACCGAAGGCGATCTGGTGTTCTTCCACTTCCGCTTCGAGGGCGACGGCGTCACGTTTCCGGAGGACGGTGAAGAGCGTGCTGGCGCCATTCTCGGCAACGGCGCCTTTGACGCGTCGATCGAAGCCGAGCTTAGCGGCATGGCCACCGAAGGCGAGAAGACCAGCGAGCTGACGCTCGACGAAAACTTCCAGGTCGAGACGCTGGCCGGCAAAACCGGGTCGCTCAGCCTGCGGGTGGAAAAGGTCCAGGCGCCGACATTGCCAGAGGTCGACGACGAATTTATTCAAGGTTTCGGCGTCAGCGAAGGCGGTATGGATCAGTTCCGCAGTGATGTGCGGGATAACCTCGAGCGCGAGCTCAAGCAAACCATCAGCCGGGTGATGCGCGCCGGCGTGATGAACCGGCTGGTTGAGAAGTATCCCGAGATGGCGGTTCCGGCATCGATGATCGAGCAGGAACAGCAGGCCATGGCCCAGACCGCTCAGCGCCAGCTGCAGCAGGCGGGCCAGGCAGATGCCGAGCTGCCCGATCCCGCGGGCTTTGAGGAAGCGGCCGAGCGGCGGGTGCGAGCCGCGATGCTCGTCAGCGAGGTCGCGCGCCACAACAGCCTCAACGTCGACGGGACTCGCGTGCAGGAAACGATCCAGGAGATCGCCTCCACGTACGAAGACCCGGCGGCGGTCGTCAATCTCTATTACAGCGATGAGAATCTGCTGAACAACGTCCAAAACCTGGTGCTGGAAGAGCAGGCGGTCGACTGCGTGCTGGAACAGGCCAACGTAACCGAATCGCCGGTGAGCTTTGATGAGCTGATGAACCGGGCCAGCAAGGGAGAAGCAGCATGA